A genomic window from Gossypium hirsutum isolate 1008001.06 chromosome D12, Gossypium_hirsutum_v2.1, whole genome shotgun sequence includes:
- the LOC121224159 gene encoding MYB-like transcription factor EOBII isoform X1 — protein sequence MSTLIEEEIEVRKGPWTTEEDTLLTRYIGRHGVGPWNMLAKCAGLKRSGKSCRLRWLNYLNPDIKRGNLTLQEQQLILQLHSLWGNRWSKIAEHLPGRTDNEIKNYWRTRVQNKQPSSSSLKEMSSQFSVPCQLPECIVPSGSVINISQQIEFPQHETSPNAYAHTCVDNNNLVLNGSYNIGRSGQDMEAFRLASMSAVGEGCWICNEMTDSLWQCRELGEMGN from the exons ATGTCCACTCTTATTGAAGAGGAGATTGAGGTGAGAAAAGGGCCATGGACCACGGAAGAGGATACGCTCCTAACCCGTTACATTGGTCGTCATGGGGTAGGTCCTTGGAATATGTTGGCAAAATGTGCAG GTCTTAAGAGAAGTGGTAAAAGTTGCAGATTAAGGTGGCTTAACTATTTGAACCCTGACATTAAGCGCGGAAACCTCACTCTCCAAGAACAACAATTGATTCTTCAACTTCATTCCCTGTGGGGAAATCG ATGGTCAAAAATTGCAGAGCATCTTCCGGGAAGAACAGACAACGAGATCAAGAACTATTGGAGAACAAGGGTGCAAAACAAGCAGCCATCCTCTTCTTCTTTGAAAGAAATGAGCTCCCAATTTTCAGTTCCTTGTCAATTACCAGAATGCATCGTCCCTTCTGGTTCAGTCATAAACATTTCACAGCAAATTGAATTTCCCCAACACGAAACAAGTCCAAACGCATATGCCCATACTTGTGTCGACAACAATAACCTAGTTCTTAATGGAAGTTACAATATTGGCAGAAGTGGGCAGGACATGGAGGCATTCAGACTGGCATCCATGTCAGCTGTGGGTGAAGGGTGTTGGATATGTAATGAGATGACAGATAGTTTATGGCAATGTAGGGAGTTGGGAGAGATGGGGAACTAG
- the LOC121224159 gene encoding MYB-like transcription factor EOBI isoform X2 → MDHGRGYAPNPLHWSSWGRSLEYVGKMCRLRWLNYLNPDIKRGNLTLQEQQLILQLHSLWGNRWSKIAEHLPGRTDNEIKNYWRTRVQNKQPSSSSLKEMSSQFSVPCQLPECIVPSGSVINISQQIEFPQHETSPNAYAHTCVDNNNLVLNGSYNIGRSGQDMEAFRLASMSAVGEGCWICNEMTDSLWQCRELGEMGN, encoded by the exons ATGGACCACGGAAGAGGATACGCTCCTAACCCGTTACATTGGTCGTCATGGGGTAGGTCCTTGGAATATGTTGGCAAAATGTGCAG ATTAAGGTGGCTTAACTATTTGAACCCTGACATTAAGCGCGGAAACCTCACTCTCCAAGAACAACAATTGATTCTTCAACTTCATTCCCTGTGGGGAAATCG ATGGTCAAAAATTGCAGAGCATCTTCCGGGAAGAACAGACAACGAGATCAAGAACTATTGGAGAACAAGGGTGCAAAACAAGCAGCCATCCTCTTCTTCTTTGAAAGAAATGAGCTCCCAATTTTCAGTTCCTTGTCAATTACCAGAATGCATCGTCCCTTCTGGTTCAGTCATAAACATTTCACAGCAAATTGAATTTCCCCAACACGAAACAAGTCCAAACGCATATGCCCATACTTGTGTCGACAACAATAACCTAGTTCTTAATGGAAGTTACAATATTGGCAGAAGTGGGCAGGACATGGAGGCATTCAGACTGGCATCCATGTCAGCTGTGGGTGAAGGGTGTTGGATATGTAATGAGATGACAGATAGTTTATGGCAATGTAGGGAGTTGGGAGAGATGGGGAACTAG